TCGTCAAAGGCAATTTCCAACTCTGGCTTATATTCAAGGCTGATAACATCTGTCGGACGGTCCGTGTCACGATACTCCAGATTGAGTTCATGGCTACGCTCGTTGGTCACAAAAGTGACTGCCATCTCCTTGTCTTCTTTTCCTATTTTTTTGGCTGCAAATTCCAAAATTTCTTGGGTTTGTTGCAAGATTTCTTGTGAAACTTGACCAGTTTCATCTACCATTTCAATATACATGTACTTCTCGATTCTCTTTACTTGGCTTTATTATACCATATTTCCATGATTTTATTCTACCTTTTTGATATAATACTATGGAATACAATCACAAGGAGAGAACGATGTCATTTGACGGATTTTTTTTACATCACATGGTTGAGGAATTGAAAAGCGAGTTAGTCAATGGTCGCATCCAGAAAATCAATCAACCTTTTGAACAAGAGTTGGTCTTGCAAATCCGCAGCAATCGCCAAAGCCATCGCCTGCTCCTTTCTGCCCATCCCGTTTTTGGTCGCATCCAGCTGACCCAAACAACCTTTGAAAATCCAGCCCAACCTTCGACTTTTATCATGGTTTTGAGAAAGTATTTGCAGGGTGCTCTGATTGAGTCGATTGAGCAAGTCGAAAATGACCGTATCGTGGAAATTACCGTTTCTAATAAAAACGAGATTGGAGACCATATCCAGGCTACCTTGATTATCGAAATCATGGGTAAACACAGCAATATTCTCCTCGTGGATAAAAGTAGCCATAAAATCCTCGAAGTCATCAAACACGTCGGCTTTTCACAAAATAGCTACCGCACCTTACTTCCCGGATCGACCTATATCGCTCCGCCAAGCACCGAGTCTCTCAATCCTTTTACTGTCAAGGATGAAAAGCTCTTTGAAATCTTGCAAACACAGGAACTAACAGCAAAAAATCTTCAAAGTCTCTTTCAAGGTCTGGGACGTGATACGGCAAATGAATTGGAAAACATTCTTGTCAGTGATAAACTGTCTACTTTCCGAAACTTCTTCGGGCAAGAAACCAAGCCTTTCCTAACGGAGACTTCTTTCAGCCCAGTTCCTTTTGCGAATCGTGTAGGAGAGCCTTTTGCCAGCCTTTCGGATCTCTTAGATACCTATTATAAGGATAAAGCTGAGCGCGACCGCGTCAAACAGCAAGCCAGTGAGCTCATTCGTCGTGTTGAAAATGAACTTCAGAAAAATCGACATAAGCTTAAAAAACAAGAAAAAGAGTTACTAGCGACAGACAATGCTGAGGAATTTCGCCAAAAAGGGGAATTGTTGACAACCTTCCTTCATCAAGTACCTAATGACCAAGACCAGGTTATCCTAGACAACTACTACACCAATCAGCCTATCACCATTGCGCTTGATAAGGCCTTGACTCCCAGCCAGAATGCTCAACGCTATTTTAAGCGTTACCAGAAACTCAAAGAAGCTGTCAAATACCTTACTGATCTGATTGAGGAAACCAAGGCAACCATTCTTTATCTAGAAAGTGTGGAGACTGTGCTCAACCAAGCTGGACTAGAAGAAATCGCTGAAATACGTGAAGAATTGATTCAAACTGGCTTCATCAGAAGACGCCAACGCGAGAAAATTCAGAAACGCAAAAAACCAGAACAGTATCTGGCGAGCGATGGCAAAACCATTATCTATGTCGGTCGAAACAACCTTCAAAATGAGGAATTGACCTTTAAAATGGCCCGCAAGGAGGAACTCTGGTTCCATGCCAAGGACATTCCTGGAAGTCATGTCGTCATCTCAGGAAATCTCAATCCTTCTGACGAAGTCAAGACAGATGCAGCCGAACTAGCTGCCTACTTCTCCAAAGGGCGTTTGTCAAATCTCGTGCAAGTGGATATGATTGAAGTCAAGAAACTCAACAAACCAACAGGAGGAAAACCCGGATTTGTAACCTACACAGGACAAAAGACCCTCCGTGTCACACCAGATCCAGAAAAAATCGCATCTATGAAAAAATCCTGATTCCACTTGAAATCAGGATTTTCGTTTACAATTTACTCTGCAATCAAGGTTTCCAAACCAACCTTCATCATATCGGTGAAGGTATTTTGGCGTTCTTCTGCCGTAGTGTCTTCATCTGGATTGACCAAGCTATCAGAAATGGTCATGATAGCAAGTGCATCGACGTGGTGTTGGGCAGCAAGATAGTAAAGAGCTGCTGCTTCCATTTCCACAGCCTTGACTCCCCATTTACCAAGCTCGATGTTCTTTTTAAAGTAGTTTGAGTAAAAGACATCTGATGACAAAACGTTCCCAACGTGGGTGGTCATACCTAGTTCTTTGGCGATATGGTAGGCCTTGTCTAGCAAGTCAAAACTAGCGATTTGTGGGAAATCATACTGTGGCCAGTCGTTGCGGATGATGTTTGAGTTGGTTGCAGCTGCTTGCGCCAAAACCAATTCACGGACATGAACATCCTCGTTTAACGAACCCGCAGTTCCCACACGGATCAATTTCTTTACACCGTAGTCCACAATCAACTCACGCGCATAAATCGAAATGGATGGCATCCCCATCCCAGTTCCCATGACCGATACACGGTGACCCTTGTAAGTACCAGTGTAACCAAACATGTTACGCACTTCGTTAAAACAAACAGCATCTTCAAGGAAGTTTTCCGCAATAAATTTCGCACGAAGAGGATCCCCAGGAAGAAGAATTTTATCAGCAATTTCACCCTGCTGAGCAGCAATATGGATAGACATAGTTTATGATACAAAGAGCGAGAAGAAAACGACTGAAAATTAGGAATTTGACGAGAAATCCTGATTTCTCAGTCAGATTATCTATTTTCCGAGTTTTCCGCTAGTGTTCAAATTAGAACACTTCGCTCTACCTTTCTTTTTGTATATTTAGGATAGCTACAGAGAACAAAGGAAAAATAGGAAACTGACGACACATCGCAGATGTTAGACAGTTTATCTTTTTTACACAGTTCTCCGCCCGTATTCAGTTCAACAAATACGGTTTACCCATCCTTTCTTTTATTGTTATGAAAGATTTTCCGCTCGTGTTCAAATCAGAACACTTCACTCTACCTTTCTATGATAAGTATTCATTACAATTCAGCAAGAATCGCTTTAAGCAAGCCTTTGAAGTCACCTTTAACACGTTCAGTCACTTCTACAACTTCTTCGTGGTTGAGTTCTTCTTGGAAACCAGCAGCATGGTTAGTAATACATGAAATACCGAGAACTTTCAAACCTGAGTGAGCTGCAACAATAACTTCAGGAACAGTAGACATACCAACTGCATCTGCTCCCAATGTCTTATAGGCACGAATCTCTGCTGGGGTTTCATATGTCGGACCTGTTACACCAATATAGACACCTTCATCAAGCTTGATATCAAGTTTTTTAGCCACTTCATGGGCAGTAGCACGATATTCTGGAGTGTAGGCTTTAGACATATCTGGGAAACGTGGACCAAAATCATCCAAGTTTTCACCCATCAATGGGTTTTGCCCCGTCATATTGATATGGTCTGAGATAGCCATCAAGGTACCAGGACCGTAGCCGATACCTCCTGCAGCATTGGTTACAATGACACCTTCGCATCCAAGAACTTTCATAACACGAACTGGGAAAGTCACGACTTCAAGAGGATTTCCTTCGTAGAAATGGAAACGACCTTGAAGGGCCAAGACCTTGCGACCTGCAAGTTCTCCATATACCAATTTACCAGCGTGACCGACTACTGTCGAACGGCCCCAGTTTGGAATATCTGTATAGTCTACTACAACTGGATTTTCGATTTCTTCTGCCAATTCTCCCAGACCTGATCCAAGGATTAGACCGAACTCAGGCGCTAGGATTCCCTTGTCTTTCAGGAAGGCAGCTGTTTCATTGATTTTATCTAAAAATGTCATTGTGTCTCCTTTATTATTTTTTTATCATTTGACCGATTTTGTCAAAAGTTTTAGCATTACGAATGGTGATTTGGCGGTAGAAAGGCATCTTGAGTAAGTATTTGTGATAGGCAGTTGCATAGTAGGATTCCTCAGAGAATTTCCCCCAGAAAATTCCAAGTCTTCCAAAATGAACGACTTCATCTTCCAGTTCCAAACTGTTCACTTTCTCGATGACTTGAGCCACATCCAATCCCTCCGTGTAGAAGAGGACATCTCTTCGTGCCAAATCTTTGGTCCACCATTCAGGCAGATTTTCAAGTTCCGCTTCAAAGTCCTCAAGACTCAACAAAGAAAAGCTCTGAATAAATGGATAATGGATTTCAAAGAAAGCCTCTAACTTTTCAACCAATCGGGCTTTGGGGTCTGTCGAAGTAAAGAAAATATTGCCACTGTTGATGTAGGTCTCAACCTTTTCCAGTCCCAACTCTGTCAGTTCTTGACGAAGTTGCGCCATGACAACCTTATTTTTCCCACCGACATTAATTCCCCGAACAAGTAAAGCATATCGCGTCATCTTATACCAATTTATCTAAGAAACTTTCCCCAATCATGGCAGTTTCAACACCAAAGTTATCCGCAACTGTCGCTGAGATATCTGCAAAATGTCCGACAGGAATGAGACCATTTCCTTTAAAGGAAGGGCTATAGGCCAACAATGGAATATATTCACGAGTGTGGTCTGTTCCTGCATAGGTTGGGTCATTTCCATGGTCCGCAGTAATCAAGAGAAGGTCGTTCTCTCTCATGGCTGCGATAATTTCAGGCAAGCGTTCATCGAACTCATGCAAGCAATCACGGTAACCATGAGCATTGCGGCGGTGGCCGTAAAGGGCATCAAAGTCAACTAAGTTTGTGAAGGAGAATCCTTTTTCAAACTCAGCAAGTCCCATAGTCTTCAATAGTGTATCAATTCCGTGGCTGTTTGACTTGTTGTGGCCCATGTCATGATTGATACCAGCTCCGTTAAAGATATCGTTGATTTTTCCAACAGCGTAAGTATCGATTCCAGCTTCGTTCAATTTATCCAAAACAGTCGGTGCAAATGGAGATACTGCCAAGTCACGACGATTTGCTGTACGAGTGAAGTTACCTGGCTCACCCACATAAGGACGAGCAATGATACGACCTAGAAGAGCAGGGCGCTCAAGAGTAATCGAACGAGCATATTCACAGATACGGTAGAGTTCATCCAAAGGAATGATGTCTTCGTGGGCAGCAATTTGCAAAACAGGGTCAGCTGAAGTATAGATAATCAACTCCCCAGTTTCCATTTGACGTGGCCCAAAATCGTCAATAACAGCTGTTCCTGAGTAAGGTTTGTTGGCTTCACGAATGACCTTACGTCCTGAAAATTCTTCGATCTTTGTTAAGATTTCTTCTGGGAATCCGTTCCAGAAAGTATCGAAAGGCTCGGTAATATTGAGTCCCATGATTTCCCAGTGTCCAGTCATGGTATCCTTACCAAGGGAAACTTCTTCCAATTTTGTTGCATAACCTGTTGGGTTGTTTTCAGCTGGTACAGTCTTCAGAGGCGTTTCACGAGGAATATTTCCTAGACCGATTTTAGCCATGTTTGGCACATTCAAACCAACAGCTTTTGAGATATGTCCCAGTGTGTCGGAAGCTCCATCTGGAACTCCTGCATTGACAAAGTTATTGGCATCTGGTGCAGCACCGATTCCTACAGAATCCAGTACCACCAAGTGAATACGATTAAATTTTGACATAGTGTATCTCCTTATTATGTTGATTAGTTTGCTTTTGTTGAAGTTAAAATCTGAACCCCGTCTCGTCCAGCAACGATGACCTTATCCACCATTTGGTTGAACAAGCCATGCTCAACGACACCAACGACATGATCCAATTCTTGTCCGAAAGTAATCGGATCTTCAATGACATCCAAGGCTAGATCAATGATAAAGTTCTGCATATCGGTCACAAAACGTTGGCCGTCTTTTTCACGGAAACTTGGTTTGTAGCCAGCTCGCTCAAACCGACGAAAGACCTGTTCTGCACCATACTGAACCACTTCTACAGGCAATTTAAAAGCACCTAGTTTCTCTACCAGTTTGCTTTCGTCAACCACCCAGATGTATTCTTTTGAGGGCGTTGCGACAACCTTCTCCATGAGAAGGGCACCACCACCGCCTTTGATCCCGTTGAACTGGCTATCTACTTCATCCGCCCCGTCAACTGTCACATCGACAAAGTCTACTTGATCAATCGACTTGAGTGGGATGTTTAGTCCTTCAGCCTGTTTACTGGTCACACTGGAAGTTGTCACAGCAGTAATCTGCAAACCTTCTTCCTTGATCCGACGACCTACTTCTTCTACGAAATAGTAGGCAGTTGATCCAGTACCGAGTCCAACAACCATACCATCCTTGACAAACTCAGCAGCCTTGATACCTGCCATCTTTTTCAGATTCTCCACTTAAACACCTCCATTAAAGAGCTACTTTTATTATAACATGTATCCGTTTTTATTTCATGAATACACTTGAAAAACCCGAACATTTTTATTTCGGGTTTTGGTGTCCTATTTAACCATATCAGGATCGTAATCATAGAATCCTGTGTCGAGGAAACGGTTTTTAGGGTGTAACTTGCGCACTTCCTCATCTAACAAGAAAGCTTGGTCATGGCTGAAATTCCCCTCTTGGATCAAGCCACGCGCTTGAATAAAGAGTTTAGCAATCTCAACAAAGTTCTGACCTGGTGTGTAAAGCCCTTCGAGTTTCCAGTGAGTAAAGCCATGCTCCACTAGTTCTGTCAATTTGGTCATCAAATCAAGGTCGTTATTTGCAAAGATGTGGGTACCATGATTATCTTCAAAGATAGAATAATGGCTTTCTGGGTCACTCGGTTCTGCCAAGAAGAGGTCACGTTTGCGTGTCTTTTCATCATCGATATGTGTAAAGTTATAGTAGTTTTGCAAGAGCGGGCGCTTAGAATGGTGGATGACACTAGCTCCGTAAACCAACACTTCAGCAGGAATTTCCAAAATCTCGGGCATCTTGAAGAGCTCGGCAGATGGAATTTCACGCGCCAAAACCGCCTCAGAGGCCCCTGCCTTTTGACCCCA
This Streptococcus oralis DNA region includes the following protein-coding sequences:
- a CDS encoding purine-nucleoside phosphorylase is translated as MTFLDKINETAAFLKDKGILAPEFGLILGSGLGELAEEIENPVVVDYTDIPNWGRSTVVGHAGKLVYGELAGRKVLALQGRFHFYEGNPLEVVTFPVRVMKVLGCEGVIVTNAAGGIGYGPGTLMAISDHINMTGQNPLMGENLDDFGPRFPDMSKAYTPEYRATAHEVAKKLDIKLDEGVYIGVTGPTYETPAEIRAYKTLGADAVGMSTVPEVIVAAHSGLKVLGISCITNHAAGFQEELNHEEVVEVTERVKGDFKGLLKAILAEL
- the deoD gene encoding purine-nucleoside phosphorylase, giving the protein MSIHIAAQQGEIADKILLPGDPLRAKFIAENFLEDAVCFNEVRNMFGYTGTYKGHRVSVMGTGMGMPSISIYARELIVDYGVKKLIRVGTAGSLNEDVHVRELVLAQAAATNSNIIRNDWPQYDFPQIASFDLLDKAYHIAKELGMTTHVGNVLSSDVFYSNYFKKNIELGKWGVKAVEMEAAALYYLAAQHHVDALAIMTISDSLVNPDEDTTAEERQNTFTDMMKVGLETLIAE
- the rpiA gene encoding ribose-5-phosphate isomerase RpiA; the protein is MENLKKMAGIKAAEFVKDGMVVGLGTGSTAYYFVEEVGRRIKEEGLQITAVTTSSVTSKQAEGLNIPLKSIDQVDFVDVTVDGADEVDSQFNGIKGGGGALLMEKVVATPSKEYIWVVDESKLVEKLGAFKLPVEVVQYGAEQVFRRFERAGYKPSFREKDGQRFVTDMQNFIIDLALDVIEDPITFGQELDHVVGVVEHGLFNQMVDKVIVAGRDGVQILTSTKAN
- the pavA gene encoding Rqc2 family fibronectin-binding protein PavA; translated protein: MSFDGFFLHHMVEELKSELVNGRIQKINQPFEQELVLQIRSNRQSHRLLLSAHPVFGRIQLTQTTFENPAQPSTFIMVLRKYLQGALIESIEQVENDRIVEITVSNKNEIGDHIQATLIIEIMGKHSNILLVDKSSHKILEVIKHVGFSQNSYRTLLPGSTYIAPPSTESLNPFTVKDEKLFEILQTQELTAKNLQSLFQGLGRDTANELENILVSDKLSTFRNFFGQETKPFLTETSFSPVPFANRVGEPFASLSDLLDTYYKDKAERDRVKQQASELIRRVENELQKNRHKLKKQEKELLATDNAEEFRQKGELLTTFLHQVPNDQDQVILDNYYTNQPITIALDKALTPSQNAQRYFKRYQKLKEAVKYLTDLIEETKATILYLESVETVLNQAGLEEIAEIREELIQTGFIRRRQREKIQKRKKPEQYLASDGKTIIYVGRNNLQNEELTFKMARKEELWFHAKDIPGSHVVISGNLNPSDEVKTDAAELAAYFSKGRLSNLVQVDMIEVKKLNKPTGGKPGFVTYTGQKTLRVTPDPEKIASMKKS
- a CDS encoding phosphopentomutase codes for the protein MSKFNRIHLVVLDSVGIGAAPDANNFVNAGVPDGASDTLGHISKAVGLNVPNMAKIGLGNIPRETPLKTVPAENNPTGYATKLEEVSLGKDTMTGHWEIMGLNITEPFDTFWNGFPEEILTKIEEFSGRKVIREANKPYSGTAVIDDFGPRQMETGELIIYTSADPVLQIAAHEDIIPLDELYRICEYARSITLERPALLGRIIARPYVGEPGNFTRTANRRDLAVSPFAPTVLDKLNEAGIDTYAVGKINDIFNGAGINHDMGHNKSNSHGIDTLLKTMGLAEFEKGFSFTNLVDFDALYGHRRNAHGYRDCLHEFDERLPEIIAAMRENDLLLITADHGNDPTYAGTDHTREYIPLLAYSPSFKGNGLIPVGHFADISATVADNFGVETAMIGESFLDKLV
- a CDS encoding peptidase U32 family protein; translation: MEKIIITATAESIEQVEQLLEAGVDRIYVGEKDFGLRLPTTFSYEDLRTIAKLVHEAGKELIVAVNALMHQDMMDRIKPFLDFLEEIKTDYITVGDAGVFYVVNRDGYSFKTIYDASTMVTSSRQINFWGQKAGASEAVLAREIPSAELFKMPEILEIPAEVLVYGASVIHHSKRPLLQNYYNFTHIDDEKTRKRDLFLAEPSDPESHYSIFEDNHGTHIFANNDLDLMTKLTELVEHGFTHWKLEGLYTPGQNFVEIAKLFIQARGLIQEGNFSHDQAFLLDEEVRKLHPKNRFLDTGFYDYDPDMVK